In Miscanthus floridulus cultivar M001 chromosome 8, ASM1932011v1, whole genome shotgun sequence, the sequence TCCACTTGGTCCCCCTGATGAATAATTTCTGGCTCCTCCATGCTAAACAGGGTCCCAGTGCAGCACTTCCAAAATAGTGTTCAAGATAAATTTGCATGTAGATGCTTCAATACGttccaaagcattttcaaggtgcagctttaattgaatttctgcacTAGGAGAACCCACAACACCCTCTATCCCAACCTTTCCTAAATGTCAAGTTTATGATGCTTCTGATAGAAGGCATGTACCACTTCCATACAGGGACAAGTTCACAGAAACATAAAAAGAGTTTTGGGATTATTACCTTTCCCTGAAGTTGTGTCATTATCCTAATAACATTCAAACCGCAATTTTGGGCCAAAGTCCTTGGAATTGCCTCAAATGCTAGAGCAGCAGCTTCATAGGGCCACTGGCATaaacaaaaaacaaaatcaaTCAGGAATTGCACATCAAAGAATGGTGCACTAATCCACTCAGCACAATAACATCACATTTGCAGAGTATATGTGGTCACAGGCTTACAGAATTAAGCAATGTTGCACTAAGCATCCACATAAATATAGCTTAATCGACCGTTAATATCCAATACAGGTAATCAACAATAGCAAAACAATACCTTTTCCACGCCTTCAACTGAAGAGCTCTTTTGCTTCAGTGTTGCTGATACAGTCAGCTCTGTAGCACCACCTCCAGGAAGGAGTTTTGGATTTTTTAAAATGTTTCTTGCAACGGACATGGCATCCTGCATTGAAAATTTACACAGACCATTATGTTAGCCTAAACTTGGACATGCTTTGAGGGAAATGAGTGTTCATTACAGGTAGATGGGTTCTATGTAATTCCTAACAAAAATAGAATATTTGTATATATAGTTACAATAAAAGAGATAATAAGGGAAATTAAAAGAGGGAACCAAAGATCCAATGCTAATTACACACTGAGGTTGCTTAGATGGTCAAAAGGATTCTACTGGCCATCAATGAAACAAAAtgctgaattcaaatttgcaggGAATGGCTGGCTGAGATCATATTGTGCCTGCCAACTAATACACGAAAggtttctagaattattttgtgCAAGTAGTACAAATTATTTTTGCAAGGAGTACAAATACATGGAAATGGGGAGGAAGAAATACCTGCAGGTTTCTCTCAACTTCATTCAATACATCCTTGCTTGCTCCCCTCAACAGAACAGTACATGCCTTGGGATCTTTACAGTCAACAATAAAGGCAAAGAATTCATCGCCTATCTTCTTGATCTCAAACAGGCCAGCTCCTGTTCCCACATCAGATTCTTGGAGTTCCTCAGGCCTGTTCACTATAACTGCTCCACAAGCTTTAGCAATCCTGTTGTTGTCAGTTTTCCTAAGTCTACGGATTGCACTAACACCAGCCTTGCTCAAATAATGGATAGCGAGATCACTGAGCCCTTTCTCTGTGATTACTAAATCAGGCTTGAATTTTAGAATTTGAGCGCACAGGTTCTTTATGTATTCTTCCTCCATCTCTAGCAGAACCTGCCTGCAATAAAGTTTGCCACATAATATAAATTAGAACTCTACCAAATTACTTTAAAACTATGCATGCATTGCATTTCAGTCAGATCATTGTGGTACATGGACATCTCTTACCAATCTTCTTCCTTCATCAACTCAGCATTGGTCTGATTTTCTCCTTTCTTATACTCAACAGGGCAGTCCAACAGGATGATACGGGGGTTAACTATCTTTCTCCTCATTTTTCCAGGAGTCACAACATCCTTATTGATCATAACTCCTTTAAGGACTCTAGAATCCTCCAACTGACCACCAGGAACCTTTTCAACTTTAATGTATTTCTTGATATCAACTTCACGCATACCCTGACCAAGGTCAACGCCTGCTGTTGTAGTAGCATCAATAGCAAGGTCCTGAATACAGCAACATGAGGTATCAAATAAGTAAAATCCAAGGTTGGATAGGTGGTACTCCTCCCTGTTCAAAATTATTTCATCATTTTGGCATCGTCCTAAGTCAACTCTAACTTTGAACACGCTTTTAGGAAAATATATTACCATCCACAAGTTCGAATAAATACACTAACAAAACATATTTCGTGGAGAaattaatgatactaatttgatgttgtagatgttgggctgttgatttttttcttttttgtaaacttggtcaaagtaaAAGAAGTTTGACTTAAAGACAAAGCCAAAGTGAACTATAATCTGAAGGGAATTGTTGAAGTTCCGCATGGAAGAAAGATGCTTACAGCAATAAGATCACCAAACTGGCCAGTGAATTTTGTACCAATGGAGCTCTTCACAAGGCCTAGCATTGCCCCACCTGCATTAATGGTGTATTCAGTGACATCAGTCTAATTTTTTAACACATGGTGTATGCAAGGAGAAAGAGCTAATTCCGTTGAACACAAATGTGCCATTGGCAAAGTGCCAGGATCCAGTGCAAAATATATGTTCACTGTAAACTTACGATCATTCACATCAACAGGCATTGCAATTTTGTCAAGTACAGCAATAGCATCATCAAGCGCTTTGGTGTATGCTGAAGATGAGAAAAAAATAAGTTTCAGAAGACAAGAGATCAAGAAAAAAAAAGTCAGTTTACCCTACTAAACT encodes:
- the LOC136471526 gene encoding T-complex protein 1 subunit gamma-like → MALHAPVLVLKDSLKRESGAKVHQANIQAAKAVADIIRTTLGPRSMLKMLLDAGGGIVVTNDGNAILREIDIAHPAAKSMIELSRTQDEEVGDGTTSVIVLAGEMLHVAQAFIDKNYHPTVICRAYTKALDDAIAVLDKIAMPVDVNDRGAMLGLVKSSIGTKFTGQFGDLIADLAIDATTTAGVDLGQGMREVDIKKYIKVEKVPGGQLEDSRVLKGVMINKDVVTPGKMRRKIVNPRIILLDCPVEYKKGENQTNAELMKEEDWQVLLEMEEEYIKNLCAQILKFKPDLVITEKGLSDLAIHYLSKAGVSAIRRLRKTDNNRIAKACGAVIVNRPEELQESDVGTGAGLFEIKKIGDEFFAFIVDCKDPKACTVLLRGASKDVLNEVERNLQDAMSVARNILKNPKLLPGGGATELTVSATLKQKSSSVEGVEKWPYEAAALAFEAIPRTLAQNCGLNVIRIMTQLQGKHANGENAWVGIDGRSGDIVDMKERKIWDSYSVKAQTFKTAIEAACMLLRIDDIVSGIKKKQAPGASAPKQPQIETEGDADNEQMIPE